A genomic window from Aulosira sp. FACHB-615 includes:
- the queF gene encoding preQ(1) synthase, whose protein sequence is MTQEASEVKYGERNIAEGNLITFPNPRLGRRYDINITLPEFTCKCPFSGYPDFATIHITYIPDERVVELKALKLYINSYRDRYISHEESANQILDDMVAACDPLEITVKADFAPRGNVHTVIEVRHQKASAH, encoded by the coding sequence ATGACCCAGGAAGCATCAGAAGTAAAGTATGGTGAACGCAACATTGCGGAAGGTAATTTAATTACCTTTCCCAATCCGCGATTAGGTAGGCGATATGATATCAACATTACCTTGCCGGAATTTACCTGTAAATGTCCGTTTTCTGGCTATCCAGACTTTGCCACAATTCACATTACATACATACCAGATGAACGGGTAGTAGAATTAAAGGCATTGAAGCTTTACATTAACAGTTATCGCGATCGCTATATCTCCCATGAAGAATCTGCCAATCAAATTTTAGATGACATGGTTGCAGCTTGTGATCCGCTAGAAATTACTGTTAAAGCCGATTTTGCCCCTAGAGGTAACGTCCATACAGTTATTGAAGTCAGACATCAAAAAGCATCAGCGCATTAA
- a CDS encoding phasin family protein: MPGFGDIVQKAFYLGVGLASYAGEKAGGKVAELRSQVQKLADEMVARGEMNTEEARRFVEDMMKQAQQPQTPTADTTEKTTPSEPRRIEILEEDEEPTVKETSTENVDDLRSQVLKLQEELKRLQRD, from the coding sequence ATGCCCGGTTTTGGAGATATTGTACAAAAAGCTTTTTACCTCGGTGTTGGGTTGGCTTCTTACGCAGGTGAGAAAGCTGGAGGAAAAGTAGCAGAATTGCGATCGCAAGTCCAAAAACTGGCAGATGAAATGGTAGCGCGGGGCGAAATGAACACAGAAGAAGCCCGCCGCTTCGTTGAGGATATGATGAAGCAAGCGCAACAGCCACAAACACCCACTGCTGATACTACTGAAAAAACAACTCCTTCTGAACCTCGTCGCATCGAAATCCTAGAGGAAGATGAAGAGCCAACTGTAAAAGAGACCTCAACTGAAAATGTGGATGACTTGCGTAGCCAAGTGCTAAAACTGCAAGAAGAATTAAAAAGACTGCAACGCGATTAA